TCGAACGGATAAATCACGCGATCCAGCCGCTGATTGGGCTCGAGACCGCGGTTGCCGCTTTTGTCGGCCGCATATAGTTCTGCCATGGTCGCGACCCAGTGTTTTCGGCGGACAACGGCGAGCATATTGGCAGGCCCGAGCTTCTTGTTGTCGGAAGGGGGCGCAAATGCCCTGGAGAGATTGTCGGTCGGTTCCACGGAACAAGGCGATCGCATCCGGTGACCTCTCTGAGGATGTCTGCGGCCACCTTCTGTCCCGTTTCATCCGGTACCAGCAAGATGGAGAGGGAGATCGGCTCACCATCCTCCTTCTTATCTGGAACAACGACGCCTTCGGTGTGCACACCTGCACAGGACCCGCTACGCTGACGATGGAATAGCAATGGCACGGAAAACTCGCCACCACCCTTGGCTTTGACTGTCGCCATGACCTCGCGAATGTCATCCGGCGTCAGTACGGACGAACTGAGAAGCAAGGCCCAGCGCGGATCGAGGGGAATGGCTGGAACGAGGCCCAGCTCACATTCAATGCCGGTCTTTCTGCCGTTCACGGGGTTGTCGAACATGGTTCCGATTGCGGCGCGGCAACGCTCTACGAGTGGATAATTCTCCTGCTGGGCTGCAACCAGACCGACCGTGCCGCCGCCAGGAAGGTCATTGGCAATGAGCGCAAGTCTTGCCTCAAGATCGTCCTCCGGGAGGGCGTTGTAACGCTCCAGGAGCGCAGAGAAATCAGCGCCCGGGTGGGCACTCTGGCCGCCCGACATGGGGGGTCGTGCAAGTGGGACGTGCCGGCGCTCATGGTACTGATGTTCAACGTTGTTTGGATATGAGTGTGGTTGAAACGGTAAGGCAGTGATTGAAGGGGTTGTGGGAAAGTGGGATGAAGGTGGTTGGGAGACAGGAAGGAACGGGGGGAACGGTCGCTCTTTATGCTTTCGAGAGAGGTTCAGGTCGGCTGACCGCCTCGAAAATTTGGGGGGAACGCCGCGAAGTTGGCTCGTCTTGATTGGTGCTGGTATCCACGAATTGAGGTCCAGCCGCTGGTGGCGTGGAACTTGCCCAGATACGAGCGAGCGGATGACAGTCGTGTCAATTTAGACGGCGGTCAGCCCCAATAGGGGTGACGGTGGAACGGACGCGGGCTGATTTTTCGTGACGTGGCTTCGTTAATGCGGAAAGGCCGCTGCCGGCAGATAATGATTGGGGCATACTGTCTGAAATCTCCTTGGGGTTCGGCGCTAAAGCAACCTGCTTCGTATTCGGCATCACGCATGGGTTCATCTGCGGCAAGTTTTTAAGGGTTGGAACTGGTGATCCTTTTAGGGTTAAGGCTGGCGGGATATATGTTTGTGTAGTGTTTGTTTCTTCGTATATTTGGCTGTCCGTTCCTTTGTGCATGCGATTTGAGAATGACGATGAAACATCCCGCTTGCTGAAGGTCAGGTTTTCCGCGGTGGTAATCCGCTTGAGACGCCGTCGATCAGATGGAATGGCGTCCCTTTGACATCAATTTCGCGTCAGGCGATTGTCTGGATTGTGGCCGGTTGTGCTCCGCGAACAAAAAAGAATACCCGGGTACAACCAGAGGAAGGGGCAGGCTGTTGTTTGTAGATGCTCCGTGTCTGATCGCGTCGGAGCTGATGATAACAGCCGGTATTCGAGCGGGGATTTTTCGGGGGTATCTTTTTAGGGGCAAGGATTGCCCCTCACCCTAGCCCTCTCCCCGCTTGCGGGGAGAGGGGACGATCGAGAGCGGGGCCGCTCTCCTACATCAAGCCCGTTTGCGTTCGATCGCGTCCCAGAGAAGGGCGGCGACATCGGCGCCACCGAATTTCCTGACTTCGCGGATGCCGGTGGGGGAGGTGACGTTGATCTCGGTCATCACGTCGCCGATGACGTCGATGCCGACAAAGAGGAAACCACGCTCCCTCAAGGCCGGGCCGATACGGGCGCAGATTTCGCGTTCGCGGGTGGTCAGCTCGGTTGGCATCGGCGTGCCGCCGGCATGCATGTTGGAGCGGGCATCGTGCTCAGCCGGAACACGGTTGATGGCGCCGACGGGTTCGCCGTCGACCAGCAGGATACGCTTGTCGCCCTTGCGCACCGCCGGCAGGTATTCCTGGGCGATGAAGGGCTCGCGGAACATCTGGCCGAACATTTCGAGCAGCGAGGACATGTTGCGGTCGTCGCGGGTCGAGTGGAAGACACCGGCGCCGCCATTGCCATACAGCGGTTTCAGGATGATATCGCCCATCTCGGCGCGGAAGCTGGCGATCTCGGCGGGATCGCGGGTGATCAGCGTCTTCGGCATCAGATCGGGAAATTCGGTGACGAAGATCTTTTCCGGCGAGTTGCGCACCCAGGCCGGGTCGTTGACAACAAGCGTCTTCGGGTGGATGCGCTCCAGCAGGTGGGTGGAGGTGATGTAGGACATGTCGAAGGGCGGATCCTGGCGGAGTAGCACCACATCCATGGTCGAGAGGTCGATGCGCTCGGCATCGCCCAGTGTGTAGTGATCGCCCTTGATGTCGCGCAGTGTCATCGGCTGGACAGTGGCGAAGACCTTGCCGTCGCGCAGCGACAGCTGGTTGGGCGTATAATGGAAGAGCTTGTAGCCGCGGCTTTGAGCCTCAAGGCTCATCGCGAAGGTACTGTCGCCTGCGATGGTGATGCCGGAGACATGGTCCATCTGGACCGCGACATTGGTGATCTTCGCCATAGGTCGTTTCCTGTTGATCGTCGTTGTTAAGCCGCGCCGTTCTGGAGAATGTCCGGTTCAGATTGAACCATAAATCCTCCAGATTCTTGTGTTTCCGTTTGTCTTTTCGGGAAAACCGGTTTCCACTTTTCCCTGACAAACTCTAAAGCATATCGCGATCTGTCAGATTCGCTTCCCACGCTTCAGCTCCTTGTTTTTGCGCATGTCGTTATCGCAAAAAAAACGCTGCACACTTTTGCGCGACATGCTTTACATCAAATCGCGTCTCCGGAAACCTGCAGATTTCCGCCGGCTTGCCATCTGGGTGCGACAAGGCTTCCCCCAGCGTGGATTTCCAGGCGTCGTGATGTCATCTGGATAGATCGTCTCTCGACCCCCGCGTTCGCTCGTTGAGGCCCCTTGCCGTGTCCCTTCCGGCTGCTCGGCTTTCAGGCGGTGTTGGTGAGGGGGCCTGGGAGGGGATCACGTCAATAGGTTTGGATTTGTCGAAATAACGCATCGACCAGGCATGTCCGGCCTCTTCCAGCTGTCTGTTATTTTCCCGAATCCCCTCCAGCAAGCCGGGATCGACGCTTGCCGGCGGCAAGTTTCTCATCTTCGTACCGAACTCATCGATAACATGAGGAATGCTGGCTTCTCTTTGCCGCTCTGTTTCGGGATGTCGGCCAAGGATCTTGTCCTGCTCGAGCGTGGCATAATGATTTTCCCCGGAAAATCCTCGATAGTTGCCGGTCGGCCTCCCATTTTTGACATTCAGCAGAAAAATATCGTGCTTTTCGAAACTGTCGATGAGCGGGGAATAGTTGTAATCGACAACCACGAGCTTCTCACCGTTGATCAGCTGGTTGCCTACCCGGACGAGTACTGGCGGCAGGGGCGCTGTGTGGCGAGGAACATAATGATCCAGCGCGTTCTGTATCTGATCGCTATTGGTGATATTTCGAAAATACTCGGCGTTTCGTTGTTTGGACGTGTATGGCTCGTGGTAGGATTTGCCATCAGCAGACAAAACATGCAGCTCTTTTCCGTGAAGTATACGGCCACCTTCAAGGTTTACGTATTCTTCCGCATCCATGAATGTATCGTCATCGATCCGGACGATTACCTTGGGAAGATCATTTCGCGCCGGCCGTCCTGTTATCGCAGCAAATTTCGCTTGCGCGGCATCCCGTTGGTATTGTGAATTATGAAGCTCGTTATATTTGCCGACAGACAAAAACCCATCCGGGTTGTCACGTAAGAATACATCCTTCCCAGGGTATAAGGACGAAAAGTCTTTCAGGTTTTGCGCACCGATCTCGTGACGCCGAAACAGCAGAAAATCGCCCCTTGCGTCATCGACGATGAGTTTTACATTGGCGAGTGCCGCGTTGCCATGCGGGGTAAGGCGCATGGAATCGGGGCCTGATTTGATGAGAACGACGTTGTCTTCCGACTGAAGGTCATCGGAGCGTGGCCTATAGTCAAACGAAGTGGCAATCTTCGGTTGCTCCTCCCCTGAAATATAGATTTTTGTTTCTTCCTGCTCTACCGACCTGCGTGCATCTATCCCCTCTTGATTATTTGTGCCGAATTCAAACGCATCGAGCGCGTCGTCCTCCATGGCGTCCAAGACGTCATCCGCAAATTCGTCACTTCTGTCACCGGCTTTGTCGCCCTGTCGCGATGCGTCGGCCGATTGCGTGGCTGCGGAGGCTTCTGGCAATTGCGCCGCGTGGGCGGCTGGACTTGAAGGAGCCGCGCTTTCGTCTGGTTCCAAACGCAAGTATTTGCTGGGGCGATCGTCGTCCGTGAAATCGCGGTAAACCGGGCTTGCCGGCCTCTTCCGGCCACGGTTCAACCGATCATCACTTTGGTCTCGCCCGTTGCCGGCCGTGCTCCGTCCTGCAAACTCAAGTGCGTCGAGCTCTTTTGCAGTCATGTTGTCCAAGACGTCATCGGCGAATTCATCCCCACCGCCCTTATCGCCCAGTCGCGATGGACCGGCCAAGGGCGTGTGTGTGCCGACCGCCGAGGATGCGCGGTATTCCCTCCTGGCCGACTTTGAAGATGGTCTACCCGGTGAGACAAAAGATTGTGTTTCGGACATAACCCCAAACTTAAGATAAATCTGTCTCAGTTTGTCCAATTCGCTTTCTAGGTTGCTGACGATCTCATTCATCCTGTGGTTTATTTGAAGAAATTTACTTTAGAAAGGTCGTTTCTTACAACTAGAAACAATAATTTACTGTAATTATATCGGAATTTATCTGGAAAACTCAACTAAAATAACCCTGAGAAGCTTGAATTAGAGTTTCATTTGTAATTGATGTAAAGTACGGAATTCCCTTTCACGGCTTGCCGGTCATTATGTTCACGGTCCTTGGGTACGGGTAAGCGGATACGGATGTGCCTTCACGCGGCGTGGTTCGCCCGTGGTTTGGGTGGAATACTCGGCCGGGACACATCGAGTGCCTGGTTGAGGTAGTAAAAATGACACGCGATGTGTCCCGTCTCGGTGGTTTTTACCTGCAACTCCGGTTCCTCTGCAAAGACGGTACCCCTTTCGGTGGGACCGAAGTCAGGAGGCATTGACGCCACCAGCCGTCTGCTTGTGTGCCTCACAGGCACGCCCCGCTCTCTTTCAAGCGAGAGGGAAACCATTTTCTGCAAGCCCCCTTGGCCGCGCCTGCGTTTCAAACCCAGACCAAAGGCACCGGCCCCACCTCGCCGGCAACGCTTTCCGGTGTATCCGATGGCAGGACGGGAGGAGTGTGGCACGGGTGGATGGGGCGGGGATTGGCGGGGATGAGTTTTGTTGAGTTTCTTCGGCCGACGCCACAGGCGGGTTCAAGGCGGCAGCTTAGAGTTTGTCAGGGAAAAGCGGGAACCGGTTTTCCCGAAGAGACAAACGAAAACAAAAGAATCAAGAGGATGTCTGGTTCAATCTGAACCAGACATCCTCTAGGCGCCAGCAACATACGGCCGCCTTGGCCGGGCCAGTCGGATGATGCGTCGATCACGAATCGAAGATAAAGTCGGCGGCCGTGAATTTCGCTTTCAGGATATCCTCGATAACAATCGAACCATGGCTGAAGGTGATGAGGGTGTCGTCGCCGGATTGGGTGATCTTCAGGTCCGAGATCGAATCGATCTTGCTGAAATCGCGGAAGTGAATTTTGTCCTCGCCATCGGTGAAGGTCTTGATGTGATCGGTGCCGAGTTTCTGGTTGTCGCGGTTGCGGAATATGAAGTGGTCGTCCGTTCCCTTGGTGCCGTAGAGCGTATCGTTACCCTGGTAACCTTCCATCCAGTCATCCGTGCCCCCGCCACCCTTGATCACGTCGTTGCCTTCACGACCGCCGAGATAGTTGGCCTTTTTATCGCCGATGATCGTGTCGTTGTACTTTCCGCCGTTGACCTCCTCAATGTTCTTGATCGTGTCCTTGTCGCCGAAACCATCGATGGCCGTTCCCTTGGAAAGATCAACCGTGACCTTTCCTCTGCCGCCGCGCTCGGCGTCGTGCGAATAATCGATACTGTCCCAGCCGGCACCGCCATCGAACACGTCATTTCCAGCAAGTCCGCCGAATTCCTGATCGCTACTGCCGCCGATGAACTTGTCGGCGAAATTGGTGCCTCGGATGCTTTCGATACCGATGAGCTTGTCGGTGAAGCCGTAGGCATCCTTGACAGTCGTATTGTTGACCAAGATACCCTTTGCTGGAATCCAGCTGTGATTGCGAGGTCCGTCGGAATAATCGACCACATCCCAGCCGCTACCGCCGTCATATGTGTCATTCCCGAGGAAGTCCTTGATGTAGTCGTCTCCGGCGCCGGCCTTGACCGTGTCGTTGCCTGCACCGGTTTCGATATCGTCGCCCTTTGCGGTACCTGTGATTATATCGTTGCCGCCGAGGGCGATTCCCTTGAAGTCATAGAGATGGTGGAAATTGTAGCTTTTGATGCTCAGCCCGGTGATCGTATAGATCGCCTGGCCACTCGCATTGTACGACGTTGCGCCCGTTACCGTTCCGCCCGTGATCTCCGTACCCGAAATTGAAAATGCCGAGCCCGTCAGTACGAGCTTCTTGGTCCATCCCGTCTCGAAATCTGAAAACGTATAGGTGACCTTCTTATGGTCGCTGCTCACGGCGAGGGTGAAGGCTGAGTTTTCAGAGAAGACATCCCAAAAATATTCGGGCGCATACTTCGTGTAGGTCACACTTGCCATAGCGTCATATCCCCCATGTTGACGGCCGCACCCCGGCGACTTCTGCGGGTAGGATCGCGCAAATCCTGCTGCTCCTCAATTTACCCTTTCGGACTAGCTCGATTGGTATATGGGCGCGGGCAATAGCATCGCGATGCAGCGATGCCGGTTTCAGCTCTTCACCCGACCACCGCCTCCAAGGCCCCCGTCACCACGCGCTTGCCGCCGCCGAAAGCCTGCGTCAGCCGCTTGCCCGTCGTGGTATCGAAGAAATGCAGGCGCGACGGGGCGAAGGTGAGCGCGAGGGTGTCGGCGATGTCGAGTTCCGGGGAGAGGGCGGCGGTCAGCGGCTTGCCGTCGACGGTGCCGTGGACCAGGCGCTGGGCGCCGAGTTCCTCGATGTAGCTGACCTTCAGGGAGAACGACTGTTCGCCGGATGAGGCGATGCGCAGGTCTTCGGCGCGGATGCCGACGGTAAGGTCGGTCGGCAAAGCGGAGAGGGGGCCGGTTTCGAGGATCTGCGAGCCGAAATGCAGGCGGCTGCCTTCGCGCGTGGCGCGCAGAAGGTTCATGGCGGGGGAGCCGATGAAGCTGGCGACGAAGGTGGAGGCGGGGGTGTGGTAAACCTCGAGCGGGCGGCCGATCTGTTCGATCTCACCGCCGTTGAGGACGACGAGGCGATCGGCCAGTGTCATGGCTTCCAGCTGGTCGTGGGTGACGTAGATCGAGGTGGTGCCGAGGCGTTTTTGCAGCTGCCTGATTTCGCCGCGCATCGAAACGCGCAGCTTGGCATCGAGGTTCGACAGGGGCTCGTCGAAGAGGAAGGCGGCGGGTTTGCGCACGATGGCGCGGCCCATGGCGACGCGCTGGCGCTGGCCGCCCGAGAGGGCGCGCGGCTTGCGCTCCAGGTATTTTTCGAGTTCCAGCATGCGGGCGGCTTCCGCGACGCGGGCGTCGATCTCGGCCTTGGGGGTGCCGCGGTTCTTGAGGCCATAGGCGAGGTTGTTGTAGACGGTCATGTGCGGGTAAAGCGCGTAATTCTGGAAGACCATGGCGATGTCGCGTTCGGCGGGCTCGACATCGTTGATGATGCGGTCGCCGATCTCGACGGTGCCTTTGGAGATGGTCTCAAGCCCGGCGACCATGCGCAGCAGCGTGGACTTGCCGCAGCCGGAGGGGCCGACCAGCACGATGAACTCGCCATCGACGATATCGATCGACACGGATTTCACCGCCTCGACGCCGCCGGCATAGATCTTCGAAACGTTGGTGATGTTGATCGCTGCCATCGGTCGTTCCTTTACTTGTCGCTTTCCGTGAGACCCTTGATGAACCAGCGCTGGAAGATCATGACGATCATGACAGGTGGCAGCATGGCGAGGATCGCCAGGGCAAAGGCCTGATTGTAATCGGGAATGTTGGAGCCGACCCAGACGAGCAGGATCTGCTTGATGCCGCGCACCAGCGTGAAGAAGCTCTCGTCGGTGGTCATCAGCGTCGGCCAGAGATACTGGTTCCAGCCATAGACGAACATGATGATGAAGATCGCCGCCATCATGGTTTTCGATAGCGGCACGATCACGTCGATGAAGAACTTGAAGGGGCCTGCGCCGTCGATGCGGGCGGCCTCCAGCAGTTCGTCCGGGATCGATTTGAAGAACTGGCGGAAATAGAAGGTGCCGGTGGCTGACGCCAGAAGCGGCACGATGAGACCGGTGTAGGTGTTCGTCAGGTGCAGCGTGTTCATGACCTCGTAGGAGGGCAGGATGCGGACTTCGAGCGGCAGGAGCAGGGTCGTGAAGATCATCCAGAAGGTGACGGTCGCGAAGCGGAAGCGGAAATAGACGAGCGCGTAAGCCGCGAGCATCGACAGGATGATCTTGCCGGCGGCGAAGCCGAGGCCAAGGATGAGGGAATTCATCATCATGCGCAGGCCGGTGATCTTGCCGGTGAAGCCGCCCTGCTTGGTGAGCACCGTCTGGTAGGTCTCGATGAAATGGCCGCCAGGCAGGATGGAAAGGCCGTTGCGATGGATATCGGTCGCCTCATGGCTGGACGTCATCAGCGCCACCAGAAGCGGGCCGACCATGATGAAGACGCCCAGGATGAGGATGAAATGATCGAAGAGTTTGACGCGCTGCATGGCCGGGCTCCGCTCAGGTGTAGTGGACGCGCCGCTCGATGAAGCGGAACTGGAAGATGGTGAGCACGAAGACGATGATCATCAGGATGACCGACTGGGCCGAGGATCCGCCGAGATCATTGCCGCGGAAGCCGTCCATATAGACCTTGTAGACGAGCGTGATCGGGTTGTTGGCGGCCTTGTCCTTCACCATCACGTCGATGACGCCGAAGGTATCGAACAGGGCGTAGGTGGTGTTGATGATCAGCAGGAAGAAGGCGGTGGGGGCGAGCAGCGGCAGGATGACGGTCCAGAAGCGGCGGAAACCGGAGCGGCAGTCCATCAGGGCTGCCTCGCGCACGGAGACGGGGATGCCCTGCAGGCCCGACAGGAAGAAGATGAAATTGTAGGGGATCTGCTTCCAGACGGAGACGATGATCATGGCGGCGGCCGTGTCGTTGTAGTTCAGCCCGACTTTCATCTCCCAGCCGAACAGGCCGGCGAATTTCACCAAGGGGCCGATGTGCTGGTCGAACAGCATCATGCCCATGAGGCCGGCGACCGGCGGGGCGATGGCGTAGACCCAGATCAGCAGTGTCTTGTAGGTGGCGTTGCCGCGGATGACGCCGTCTGCCTTGACGGCGAGCAGCAGGCCGATGGCGAGCGAAAAGAAGGTGACGAGGGCGGTGAAGACCGCGGTGAAGCGGGCAATGCCGAGGTATTCTGACGATTTCAGCACGTCGGTGTAGTTGCTCATGCCGACGAAGGTGGAGCCGAAGCCGAAGGGGTCCTCGAGGTAGAAGGACGACTGGATCGCCTGCACCGACGGCCAATAGAAGAAGATGACGATGATCGCCATCTGCGGGGCAAGAAACAGATAGGGCAGGTAGGGTGAATTGAACTGCACGCGCTTGGCGAAAGACGGCTCCGAGGGGGCGGCGCGGAAACGACGGAAAAAGCCGGCCGTCGTCGGGGCTGTCGGGGAGAGCGATGGTGCGTGCGTCATGGGTCGGAGCCTCAAGAGAGTGCTTTAGGTGTGGAGGTATTGCCCCTCACCCTAGCCCTCTCCCCGCAGGCGGGGAGGGGGGCGATCGTAAGTGTGGCGGTCTTCTCGTGTCATCATAGGATGGCGAGGAGGTGCCGCTTGTCCCTTCTCCCCGCGAGCGGGGAAGAGGGTGGCCGACAGACCGGATGAGGGGCGGGGTGGCTCGGAGTTTGCCGCGCCACCCACCTCTGTCAGCTCCGCTGACATCTCCCCCGCAAGGGGGGAGATCGACCCGAGACTCTGGTCACCTCCCCCCGCAGGGAGGGGATGGGGCCGAGATCAGCCATCCGTCTTCGCAAAACGGGCGAGAAGTTCGTTGCCTTCCTTCTCGATCGTGTCGAAGGCGTCCTTGACGGAGACTTCGTTGGCGAAGATGCGGCCGTATTCGCGTTCCATGATTTCGCGGATCTGCGGGTAGAAGCCGAGGCGATAGCCCTTCGACCATTCGCCGGCCGGCAGCATCAGCTGCTTGATGCCGACTTCGGCGGCCGGGGTCTTCTCGTAGTAGCCTTCCTTCTTGGCCATTTCGTAGGCTGCCTTGGTGATGGCAACGTAGCCCGTGGCTTCATGATAGAAGACCTGGATCTCAGGCGAGGTCAGGAACTGGAAGAAGTCGGCAACGCACTTGTTCTCTTCGTCGGTCTTGCCGGACATGGCAAACAGGGCAGCACCGCCGATGAAGGACGAGGTGCCGGCACCCTTGATCGAACCCCAGTAAGGCAGGAAATCGGCCGAGAACGGCATCTGGGTCGTTTTGGTCAGGCCGCCGAAGGAGCCGGAAGAGCCGATCCAGAGGGCGGCCTTGTTTTCTTCGAACATCTTCTGGTTATCGTTCCAGCCGGCGCCGTAATAGGCGAAGTAGCCTTCATCAGCCCAGGCCTTCAGCTTGTCGAACATCATGACGAGGTTCGGGTCGGTGACCTTCAGCTGGGTATCGACAACGCTGTCGTAGCCGTTGTTGTTGGTGGCGAACTGGATGTTGTTACGCGAGAAGAAGTTCTCGGTGAACTGCCAGGTCAGCTGCGACTGGACGAGCGGGATGTAACCGGCTTCCTTCAGCTTCGGAGCAATCGCTTCGAATTCTTCCCAGGTCTTCGGGGCTTCGACGCCGGCCTTTTTCAGGGCTTCGTCGTTGACGTACATGATCGGCGCCGAGGTGTTGAACGGCATGCCGACGAACTTGCCGTCTGCATCGGCGTAGAAGTTGCGGACGCCGTCGATGAAGGCGTTGCGGTCGAAGGTGTAGCCAGCCTTGGTGATCAGGTCTTCAGCCGGGATGACGGCGCCCTTGGCGTTGATGATCGTGGCGGCACCGGCGTCGAACACCTGCAGAATGTTCGGCTGTTCGCCCGAACGGAAGGCGGCGATGCCGGAAGCCAGCGCTTCCTCATAGGTGCCCTTGGAAACCGGGGTGAGCGCGCAAGCGGTCTGCGAAGCGTTGAACTTCTGGGCGACTTCGTTGATGACTTCGCCGTTGCGGCCGGCCATGCCGTGCCACCAGGTGATGTCGGTTGCGGCAAGCGAGGAGGTCGCGGAGAAAGCCAGCGCGAGGCCGGTCATCGTGATGTTCTTGATCATGGCAGTTCCTTTCACCAGGGTTAAGGTGAGGAACCCGCTAAAGCCCTTTCA
This genomic stretch from Pararhizobium capsulatum DSM 1112 harbors:
- the gshB gene encoding glutathione synthase, which codes for MAKITNVAVQMDHVSGITIAGDSTFAMSLEAQSRGYKLFHYTPNQLSLRDGKVFATVQPMTLRDIKGDHYTLGDAERIDLSTMDVVLLRQDPPFDMSYITSTHLLERIHPKTLVVNDPAWVRNSPEKIFVTEFPDLMPKTLITRDPAEIASFRAEMGDIILKPLYGNGGAGVFHSTRDDRNMSSLLEMFGQMFREPFIAQEYLPAVRKGDKRILLVDGEPVGAINRVPAEHDARSNMHAGGTPMPTELTTREREICARIGPALRERGFLFVGIDVIGDVMTEINVTSPTGIREVRKFGGADVAALLWDAIERKRA
- a CDS encoding calcium-binding protein; its protein translation is MASVTYTKYAPEYFWDVFSENSAFTLAVSSDHKKVTYTFSDFETGWTKKLVLTGSAFSISGTEITGGTVTGATSYNASGQAIYTITGLSIKSYNFHHLYDFKGIALGGNDIITGTAKGDDIETGAGNDTVKAGAGDDYIKDFLGNDTYDGGSGWDVVDYSDGPRNHSWIPAKGILVNNTTVKDAYGFTDKLIGIESIRGTNFADKFIGGSSDQEFGGLAGNDVFDGGAGWDSIDYSHDAERGGRGKVTVDLSKGTAIDGFGDKDTIKNIEEVNGGKYNDTIIGDKKANYLGGREGNDVIKGGGGTDDWMEGYQGNDTLYGTKGTDDHFIFRNRDNQKLGTDHIKTFTDGEDKIHFRDFSKIDSISDLKITQSGDDTLITFSHGSIVIEDILKAKFTAADFIFDS
- a CDS encoding sn-glycerol-3-phosphate import ATP-binding protein UgpC, with product MAAINITNVSKIYAGGVEAVKSVSIDIVDGEFIVLVGPSGCGKSTLLRMVAGLETISKGTVEIGDRIINDVEPAERDIAMVFQNYALYPHMTVYNNLAYGLKNRGTPKAEIDARVAEAARMLELEKYLERKPRALSGGQRQRVAMGRAIVRKPAAFLFDEPLSNLDAKLRVSMRGEIRQLQKRLGTTSIYVTHDQLEAMTLADRLVVLNGGEIEQIGRPLEVYHTPASTFVASFIGSPAMNLLRATREGSRLHFGSQILETGPLSALPTDLTVGIRAEDLRIASSGEQSFSLKVSYIEELGAQRLVHGTVDGKPLTAALSPELDIADTLALTFAPSRLHFFDTTTGKRLTQAFGGGKRVVTGALEAVVG
- the ugpE gene encoding sn-glycerol-3-phosphate ABC transporter permease UgpE codes for the protein MQRVKLFDHFILILGVFIMVGPLLVALMTSSHEATDIHRNGLSILPGGHFIETYQTVLTKQGGFTGKITGLRMMMNSLILGLGFAAGKIILSMLAAYALVYFRFRFATVTFWMIFTTLLLPLEVRILPSYEVMNTLHLTNTYTGLIVPLLASATGTFYFRQFFKSIPDELLEAARIDGAGPFKFFIDVIVPLSKTMMAAIFIIMFVYGWNQYLWPTLMTTDESFFTLVRGIKQILLVWVGSNIPDYNQAFALAILAMLPPVMIVMIFQRWFIKGLTESDK
- a CDS encoding ABC transporter permease subunit; translated protein: MAIIVIFFYWPSVQAIQSSFYLEDPFGFGSTFVGMSNYTDVLKSSEYLGIARFTAVFTALVTFFSLAIGLLLAVKADGVIRGNATYKTLLIWVYAIAPPVAGLMGMMLFDQHIGPLVKFAGLFGWEMKVGLNYNDTAAAMIIVSVWKQIPYNFIFFLSGLQGIPVSVREAALMDCRSGFRRFWTVILPLLAPTAFFLLIINTTYALFDTFGVIDVMVKDKAANNPITLVYKVYMDGFRGNDLGGSSAQSVILMIIVFVLTIFQFRFIERRVHYT
- a CDS encoding extracellular solute-binding protein; translated protein: MIKNITMTGLALAFSATSSLAATDITWWHGMAGRNGEVINEVAQKFNASQTACALTPVSKGTYEEALASGIAAFRSGEQPNILQVFDAGAATIINAKGAVIPAEDLITKAGYTFDRNAFIDGVRNFYADADGKFVGMPFNTSAPIMYVNDEALKKAGVEAPKTWEEFEAIAPKLKEAGYIPLVQSQLTWQFTENFFSRNNIQFATNNNGYDSVVDTQLKVTDPNLVMMFDKLKAWADEGYFAYYGAGWNDNQKMFEENKAALWIGSSGSFGGLTKTTQMPFSADFLPYWGSIKGAGTSSFIGGAALFAMSGKTDEENKCVADFFQFLTSPEIQVFYHEATGYVAITKAAYEMAKKEGYYEKTPAAEVGIKQLMLPAGEWSKGYRLGFYPQIREIMEREYGRIFANEVSVKDAFDTIEKEGNELLARFAKTDG